In one Modestobacter sp. L9-4 genomic region, the following are encoded:
- a CDS encoding ATP-binding protein — protein sequence MPSTGPAPHVLVPRLSLDYLDDVATALMVQAQWTGAMPYHRADSVPGAVEDLAALVPEGAVVRVDQRFDHHASLCVELPGVLLELERRGNVTRVRAVGATATGVESVVASAIAAARTAVTVPEDTVRMRFWSASKDGDGSMSSREVTAPAWSEVAGNYAARTAARLGGLMGLPDVSGRAGRLVLWHGEPGTGKTTAARALSREWSGWADAHYVTDPERLFEDPGYLLEVAGVDQDTRERRDDKRWRVVIAEDCDEYLRTDAKLRAGASLGRLLNLCDGILGHGLRVVVLLTTNEDVGSLHPAITRPGRCLSRVEFARLAHAEAQAWLGAAATAPPGSATLAELYALREERADHSDRAPDIGGYL from the coding sequence ATGCCGAGCACCGGCCCGGCCCCGCACGTCCTCGTGCCACGGCTGTCGCTGGACTACCTGGACGACGTCGCCACGGCGCTGATGGTGCAGGCCCAGTGGACCGGGGCGATGCCGTACCACCGCGCCGACTCCGTGCCCGGCGCCGTCGAGGACCTGGCCGCGCTGGTGCCCGAGGGCGCCGTGGTGCGGGTCGACCAGCGGTTCGACCACCACGCCTCGCTGTGCGTCGAGCTGCCCGGGGTGCTGCTGGAGCTGGAACGGCGGGGCAACGTCACGCGGGTGCGGGCGGTGGGCGCGACCGCGACCGGTGTCGAGTCGGTGGTCGCCTCGGCGATCGCGGCGGCCCGCACCGCGGTGACGGTGCCGGAGGACACGGTGCGCATGCGCTTCTGGTCCGCGTCGAAGGACGGCGACGGGTCGATGTCCTCCCGTGAGGTGACGGCGCCGGCGTGGTCGGAGGTCGCCGGCAACTACGCCGCGCGCACCGCTGCCCGGCTGGGTGGGCTGATGGGCTTGCCGGACGTGTCCGGGCGGGCCGGCCGGCTGGTGCTGTGGCACGGCGAGCCGGGCACCGGGAAGACGACGGCGGCCCGGGCGCTGAGCCGTGAGTGGTCGGGGTGGGCCGACGCCCACTACGTGACCGACCCCGAGCGGCTGTTCGAGGACCCCGGCTACCTGCTGGAGGTGGCCGGCGTCGACCAGGACACCCGGGAGCGCAGGGACGACAAGCGGTGGCGGGTGGTGATCGCCGAGGACTGCGACGAGTACCTGCGCACCGATGCGAAGCTGCGGGCCGGGGCGTCGCTGGGCCGGCTGCTCAACCTCTGCGACGGGATCCTCGGCCACGGTCTGCGGGTGGTGGTGCTGCTGACCACCAACGAGGACGTCGGCAGCCTGCACCCGGCGATCACCCGGCCGGGACGGTGCCTGAGCAGGGTGGAGTTCGCCCGGCTCGCGCACGCCGAGGCGCAGGCGTGGCTGGGTGCGGCCGCCACGGCACCGCCCGGGTCGGCGACCCTGGCGGAGCTGTACGCGCTGCGCGAGGAGCGCGCCGACCACAGCGACCGGGCACCGGACATCGGCGGCTACCTCTGA
- a CDS encoding DUF4234 domain-containing protein, which produces MEEQPTKPAYAPAPPPPAHYAPQQQVAGYGQQPYGMVPAQPMQHGVAPYGRPLGPVGKVRSTWAVIGLSIITFGLYSLYYYFATHEEMKQHSGEGVGGAIGLVLALFTFGLVTPFVLPNEVGNLYARQGRPRPVSATTGLWVLLGSFILIGPLVWLIKTNGALNAYWRSMGAV; this is translated from the coding sequence ATGGAAGAGCAGCCGACCAAGCCGGCCTACGCGCCGGCCCCGCCGCCGCCCGCCCACTACGCGCCGCAGCAGCAGGTCGCCGGCTACGGGCAGCAGCCGTACGGCATGGTCCCGGCGCAGCCGATGCAGCACGGCGTCGCGCCCTACGGCCGCCCGCTCGGCCCGGTGGGCAAGGTCCGCAGCACCTGGGCCGTCATCGGGCTGAGCATCATCACCTTCGGCCTCTACTCGCTGTACTACTACTTCGCCACGCACGAGGAGATGAAGCAGCACTCCGGCGAGGGCGTCGGCGGCGCCATCGGCCTGGTCCTGGCCCTCTTCACCTTCGGGCTCGTCACGCCCTTCGTGCTGCCCAACGAGGTCGGCAACCTCTACGCCCGGCAGGGCCGCCCCCGTCCGGTCAGCGCCACGACCGGACTCTGGGTGCTGCTCGGCTCCTTCATCCTCATCGGCCCGCTGGTCTGGCTGATCAAGACCAACGGTGCGCTCAACGCCTACTGGCGCAGCATGGGCGCCGTCTGA
- a CDS encoding HNH endonuclease signature motif containing protein — protein sequence MDELQSAVDALVSDDLTSVFGPQLLERLTPLLRAHTALVAAITRTVRECERTGAAEHDGLKTMQSWLRGHARWSKSSAVQLVANGRALEHLPAVATGFATGAITADQVAVAAQVATPARLAQAAERGVDLGGFDEALAEAAINSPARLWEVVELVLAALDPDGPEPDPTEGRRLSIAKHADGSVSGRFDLDAVGGEKVQAALESIVQASRPKGDERTRAQQNADAFVQLCDNQLASGDLPFLRSEKPHLVVTIGIDDLLDSSTGANAAETGFGATMSAAAARWAACDAKVSRMVLDPDGLPLDVGRSKRLVPAHIRRAVERRDRHCVFTGCSAPTHWCDVHHQLEWLRDHGDTSLENSALLCERHHTKVHHGFRVERPPDGRWRTYRPDGSQILIGPALQV from the coding sequence ATGGACGAGCTGCAGTCGGCGGTCGACGCCCTCGTCTCCGACGACCTCACGTCGGTGTTCGGGCCGCAGCTGCTCGAGCGCCTCACGCCGCTGCTGCGAGCGCACACCGCGCTCGTCGCCGCGATCACCCGCACCGTGCGGGAGTGCGAGAGGACCGGCGCTGCCGAGCACGACGGGCTGAAGACGATGCAGTCCTGGCTGCGCGGGCACGCCCGCTGGTCGAAGAGCAGTGCGGTCCAGCTGGTCGCGAACGGGCGTGCGCTCGAGCACCTGCCGGCCGTCGCGACCGGCTTCGCCACCGGCGCGATCACCGCCGACCAGGTCGCTGTCGCAGCCCAGGTCGCCACGCCCGCACGGCTGGCGCAGGCAGCGGAGCGGGGCGTCGACCTGGGCGGCTTCGACGAGGCGCTGGCCGAGGCGGCGATCAACTCACCGGCCCGGCTGTGGGAGGTGGTCGAGCTCGTCCTCGCCGCACTCGATCCCGACGGGCCGGAGCCCGACCCGACCGAGGGGCGTCGGCTGAGCATCGCGAAGCACGCTGACGGCAGCGTGTCCGGCCGGTTCGACCTCGACGCGGTGGGCGGGGAGAAGGTGCAGGCGGCGCTGGAGTCGATCGTGCAGGCGTCGCGGCCGAAGGGCGACGAGCGCACCCGCGCCCAGCAGAACGCCGACGCCTTCGTGCAGCTGTGCGACAACCAGCTGGCCAGTGGTGACCTGCCGTTCCTGCGCAGCGAGAAGCCGCACCTCGTCGTCACCATCGGCATCGACGATCTGCTCGACTCGAGCACCGGCGCGAACGCAGCCGAGACCGGCTTCGGCGCCACCATGTCCGCGGCGGCGGCCCGGTGGGCGGCGTGCGACGCCAAGGTCTCCCGGATGGTGCTGGACCCAGACGGGCTGCCGCTGGACGTCGGGCGCAGCAAGCGGCTGGTGCCCGCGCACATCCGCCGGGCGGTGGAACGCCGCGACCGGCACTGCGTCTTCACCGGCTGCTCGGCGCCCACGCACTGGTGCGACGTCCACCACCAGCTCGAGTGGCTGCGCGACCACGGCGACACCAGCCTGGAGAACTCCGCACTTCTCTGCGAACGCCACCACACCAAGGTCCATCACGGGTTCCGGGTCGAACGACCACCGGACGGCCGATGGCGCACCTACCGCCCCGACGGCTCGCAGATCCTCATCGGTCCTGCCCTGCAGGTCTGA
- a CDS encoding epoxide hydrolase family protein, whose translation MTDAAPPPVDQAVLDDLRHRLQRWRRVELTGTAGWDRGTEPGYLADLLNDWATDYDWRPHEERIRALPWEPTARMRLVHQRAADPGATAVVLLHGWPDSVLRYERVLPLLTDLHVVVPALPGYPFAASLPERDLSSADMAAMAEAMAELGHERYVVSGGDIGRGVATALAAQHPDRVAALHLTDVPTGTVLAGEPAALTDDERDLRRQVERWREAEGAYMHEQSTRPHTLAVALGDSPAGLAAWIVEKLRAWSDCGGDVESVFPREELLTWVTAYWVTGAIGTSFAPYARQAPPLGRIDVPTVVNQFPHDLVQAPRSVAEGLFDLRVFEHGSAGGHFAAWECPDEFVGFVRTAVALGASAG comes from the coding sequence ATGACCGACGCCGCTCCCCCGCCCGTCGACCAGGCTGTGCTCGACGACCTCCGTCACCGCCTGCAGCGCTGGCGCCGCGTCGAGCTGACCGGCACCGCCGGCTGGGACCGCGGCACCGAGCCCGGCTACCTCGCCGACCTCCTCAACGACTGGGCCACCGACTACGACTGGCGTCCGCACGAGGAGCGCATCCGCGCCCTGCCGTGGGAGCCGACCGCCCGCATGCGGCTGGTGCACCAGCGGGCGGCGGACCCCGGTGCGACCGCCGTCGTCCTGCTGCACGGCTGGCCGGACTCGGTGCTCCGCTACGAGCGGGTACTGCCGCTGCTGACCGACCTGCACGTCGTCGTCCCGGCGCTGCCCGGCTACCCGTTCGCCGCATCCCTGCCCGAGCGCGATCTCTCCTCGGCCGACATGGCGGCGATGGCCGAGGCGATGGCCGAGCTGGGGCACGAGCGGTACGTCGTCTCCGGTGGCGACATCGGCCGCGGGGTGGCCACGGCGCTGGCCGCACAGCACCCCGACCGGGTGGCGGCTCTGCACCTCACCGACGTCCCGACCGGCACTGTGCTGGCCGGTGAACCGGCGGCGCTGACCGACGACGAGCGCGACCTGCGCCGGCAGGTCGAGCGGTGGCGCGAGGCGGAGGGCGCGTACATGCACGAGCAGTCGACCCGGCCGCACACGCTGGCGGTCGCGCTCGGCGACTCCCCCGCCGGACTGGCGGCCTGGATCGTGGAGAAGCTGCGCGCGTGGAGCGACTGCGGCGGCGACGTCGAGTCGGTGTTCCCGCGCGAGGAGCTGCTCACCTGGGTCACCGCGTACTGGGTGACCGGCGCGATCGGGACGTCGTTCGCGCCCTACGCCCGGCAGGCCCCGCCGCTCGGGCGGATCGACGTCCCGACGGTGGTGAACCAGTTCCCGCACGACCTGGTGCAGGCGCCGCGCTCGGTGGCCGAGGGGCTGTTCGACCTGCGTGTGTTCGAGCACGGCAGCGCCGGTGGGCACTTCGCCGCGTGGGAGTGCCCCGACGAGTTCGTCGGGTTCGTCCGGACGGCGGTGGCGCTGGGCGCCTCGGCCGGCTAG
- a CDS encoding matrixin family metalloprotease produces MPQWVLDEADGRAPAVEQWRSWTPAPPPRQRRRRNWTGLGTAVLVVAVVSLGVVADHHGLLPGARPAASADMPTPGVDAADDPLGTPPLAPVGAGAYDFLAVQDDGVTPVAYDPCRPVHYVVRPDNAPFGADQLVPDAVARVSAVTGLQFVYDGSTDEAPSQPRDLFQPDRYGDRWAPLLITWDEVSENADLAADVAGLGGSTPVGRAGGPLVYVTGSVALDAAQFTDILAQPGGADVARAIVLHELGHAVGLGHVSDPTQLMYPEASSVFDFAAGDLEGLARLGAGACEPGL; encoded by the coding sequence GTGCCGCAGTGGGTCCTGGACGAGGCGGACGGCCGGGCGCCGGCGGTCGAGCAGTGGCGGAGCTGGACACCGGCCCCACCGCCCCGGCAGCGGCGGCGACGGAACTGGACCGGCCTGGGCACCGCCGTCCTGGTCGTGGCGGTGGTGAGCCTCGGCGTCGTGGCCGACCACCACGGTCTCCTGCCCGGGGCGCGGCCGGCCGCCTCGGCCGACATGCCCACCCCGGGCGTCGACGCCGCCGACGACCCGCTCGGCACACCGCCCCTCGCGCCGGTGGGCGCTGGCGCGTACGACTTCCTGGCCGTGCAGGACGACGGCGTCACCCCGGTCGCCTACGACCCCTGCCGCCCGGTGCACTACGTCGTCCGCCCGGACAACGCGCCGTTCGGTGCCGACCAGCTCGTGCCGGACGCCGTCGCCCGCGTCTCAGCCGTCACCGGCCTGCAGTTCGTCTACGACGGGTCCACCGACGAGGCCCCGAGCCAGCCGCGGGACCTCTTCCAACCCGACCGGTACGGCGACCGCTGGGCTCCGCTGCTCATCACCTGGGACGAGGTGTCCGAGAACGCCGACCTCGCCGCGGACGTCGCCGGACTGGGCGGCAGCACGCCGGTGGGGCGCGCCGGCGGTCCGCTGGTCTACGTGACCGGGTCGGTGGCGCTGGACGCGGCGCAGTTCACCGACATCCTGGCCCAGCCCGGTGGCGCCGACGTCGCCCGCGCGATCGTGTTGCACGAGCTGGGTCACGCGGTCGGGCTCGGGCACGTCAGCGACCCGACCCAGCTGATGTACCCCGAGGCGTCGTCCGTGTTCGACTTCGCCGCCGGAGACCTCGAGGGACTCGCGCGTCTCGGCGCCGGGGCGTGCGAGCCCGGTCTCTAG
- a CDS encoding bifunctional diguanylate cyclase/phosphodiesterase, which yields MVAVFYLVGGLAGLLITWGGHLVGTPRAVLIGMSVSALLSSGVVFRWGRRWSRNAFHLPIGSAAGLISTGVFLSPDSGTAVACAAIIAFTVMDAVLLFNLVVAGAHMLLGLAGVTVALMVQDSVSLPTALALDSVVVALAVATRVLVLRAADAGRDPLTGLANRRGLDEALQQLLTDLPRSGDRLSAALLDLDHFKAVNDTRGHGAGDALLCQVADAWTRALPSRAVFARHGGDEFALLLPGLAGPAALELVRRLCAEHPGVRMSVGVAEHRVGDSAAQLMRRADQALYAAKDAGRGRCELDGVDSDWDLARDLAAAVAASRIAVHFQPIVDLGSGDVVGVEALARWTHPELGAVPPLEFITVAEQHGLIGALGEHVLRAACAQLTALRRQSGRQLRLGVNVSGLELCDPRYPARVAAVLEETGWPAEELVLEVTESLLEADSEVAVATLHALRALGIRIALDDFGTGYSSFSRLDTLPVDVLKVDSSFTATVTSSARRGQMLRSIVGLAGALGLDVVAEGIETAEQDDLLRSVGCTFGQGWLHGRPVPLPQLAAALAARSLGLQPLAPRPLAAAG from the coding sequence ATGGTCGCCGTCTTCTACCTGGTCGGCGGGCTCGCCGGGCTGCTCATCACCTGGGGCGGCCACCTGGTCGGGACGCCGCGGGCGGTGCTGATCGGCATGTCGGTCAGCGCGCTGCTGTCCTCGGGCGTCGTCTTCCGGTGGGGCCGGCGCTGGAGCCGCAACGCCTTCCACCTGCCCATCGGCTCGGCCGCCGGGCTCATCAGCACCGGCGTGTTCCTGTCCCCGGACTCCGGCACCGCCGTGGCCTGCGCCGCGATCATCGCCTTCACCGTCATGGACGCCGTCCTGCTGTTCAACCTCGTCGTCGCCGGGGCGCACATGCTCCTCGGGCTGGCCGGGGTCACCGTCGCGCTGATGGTGCAGGACAGCGTCAGCCTGCCGACCGCGCTGGCGTTGGACTCCGTCGTGGTCGCGCTCGCCGTGGCCACCCGCGTCCTGGTCCTGCGCGCCGCCGACGCCGGCCGCGACCCGCTCACCGGGCTGGCCAACCGGCGCGGCCTGGACGAGGCGCTGCAGCAGCTGCTGACCGACCTGCCGCGCAGCGGTGACCGGCTGTCCGCGGCGCTGCTGGACCTCGACCACTTCAAGGCCGTCAACGACACCCGCGGCCACGGCGCCGGTGACGCGCTGCTGTGCCAGGTCGCCGACGCCTGGACCCGGGCGCTGCCCTCCCGCGCCGTGTTCGCCCGGCACGGCGGCGACGAGTTCGCGCTGCTGCTGCCCGGGCTCGCCGGTCCGGCCGCCCTGGAGCTGGTCCGCCGGCTGTGCGCCGAGCACCCCGGCGTCCGGATGTCGGTCGGGGTGGCCGAGCACCGGGTCGGCGACAGCGCCGCCCAGCTCATGCGCCGCGCCGACCAGGCGCTCTACGCCGCCAAGGACGCCGGACGTGGCCGATGCGAGCTAGACGGCGTCGACTCCGACTGGGACCTGGCCCGCGACCTGGCCGCGGCCGTGGCCGCCAGCAGGATCGCCGTGCACTTCCAGCCGATCGTGGACCTGGGCTCCGGCGACGTCGTCGGTGTCGAGGCGCTGGCCCGCTGGACCCACCCCGAGCTGGGTGCGGTGCCGCCGCTGGAGTTCATCACCGTCGCCGAGCAGCACGGCCTCATCGGCGCGCTCGGTGAGCACGTGCTGCGCGCGGCCTGCGCCCAGCTCACCGCCCTGCGTCGGCAGAGCGGCCGGCAGCTGCGGCTGGGCGTCAACGTGTCCGGGCTCGAGCTCTGCGACCCCCGCTACCCCGCACGCGTCGCCGCCGTCCTCGAGGAGACCGGCTGGCCGGCCGAGGAGCTGGTGCTCGAGGTGACCGAGAGCCTGCTGGAGGCCGACTCCGAGGTCGCCGTCGCCACCCTGCACGCCCTGCGCGCCCTGGGCATCCGGATCGCGCTGGACGACTTCGGCACCGGCTACTCGTCGTTCAGTCGGCTCGACACCCTGCCCGTCGACGTCCTCAAGGTCGATTCGTCCTTCACCGCCACCGTCACCAGCTCGGCGCGCCGTGGGCAGATGCTGCGCAGCATCGTCGGCCTCGCCGGAGCGCTCGGCCTCGACGTCGTCGCCGAGGGCATCGAGACCGCCGAGCAGGACGACCTGCTGCGCAGTGTGGGCTGCACCTTCGGCCAGGGCTGGCTGCACGGCCGTCCGGTGCCGCTGCCCCAGCTGGCCGCAGCGCTCGCCGCCCGGTCGCTCGGCCTGCAGCCGCTCGCCCCCCGGCCGCTCGCCGCCGCCGGCTGA
- a CDS encoding GGDEF domain-containing protein yields the protein MDRTVAPAVATPRVMANVLSVFYLAGGVAGLLGASGATHGTGRGVLFALSLIALTAAAVVGFFGPRWPRDLFHLPVGLAAGLIGIAVLASPDAPTAVLAAALITLVSVDACYFFQLPQALGHLAFALTVVTAALVSHPEVDPRTALALDVIVLALAYVARALVLRASGASRDPLTGLHNRLGFDEALDELMTAVARGGAQLSAALLDLDHFKQINDTAGHQAGDRMLCQVADVWRAELPTDAVLARHGGDEFSLLLPAMSGADALALVRRVSTLHPGIGLSVGVAEHRPGETGSQLMRRADRALYAAKAGGRGRSVLDGDRAGRATS from the coding sequence GTGGACAGGACTGTGGCGCCGGCGGTGGCGACCCCGCGCGTGATGGCCAACGTCCTCAGCGTCTTCTACCTCGCCGGCGGCGTCGCCGGTCTGCTGGGCGCCTCGGGCGCCACGCACGGCACCGGGCGCGGCGTGCTCTTCGCGCTCTCGCTCATCGCGCTCACCGCCGCGGCGGTGGTGGGCTTCTTCGGCCCGCGCTGGCCGCGCGACCTCTTCCACCTCCCGGTGGGGCTGGCGGCCGGGCTGATCGGCATCGCCGTCCTGGCGAGCCCGGACGCCCCCACCGCCGTCCTCGCCGCGGCCCTCATCACGCTGGTCTCGGTCGACGCCTGCTACTTCTTCCAGCTCCCGCAGGCCCTCGGTCACCTGGCATTCGCCCTCACCGTGGTCACCGCCGCGCTGGTCTCACACCCCGAGGTCGATCCGCGCACCGCGCTGGCCCTGGACGTCATCGTGCTGGCTCTCGCCTACGTCGCCCGGGCGCTGGTGCTCCGGGCCTCCGGCGCCAGCCGCGACCCGCTGACCGGGCTGCACAACCGGCTGGGCTTCGACGAGGCGCTCGACGAGCTGATGACCGCCGTCGCCCGCGGCGGTGCGCAGCTGTCCGCGGCGCTGCTGGACCTCGACCACTTCAAGCAGATCAACGACACCGCCGGGCACCAGGCCGGGGACCGCATGCTCTGCCAGGTCGCCGACGTCTGGCGCGCCGAGCTCCCCACGGACGCCGTCCTCGCGCGGCACGGCGGCGACGAGTTCTCACTGCTGCTGCCCGCGATGAGCGGCGCCGACGCCCTGGCCCTGGTGCGCCGGGTCAGCACGCTGCACCCCGGGATCGGGCTGTCGGTCGGCGTCGCCGAGCACCGCCCCGGCGAGACCGGCTCGCAGCTCATGCGCCGCGCCGACCGTGCGCTGTACGCCGCCAAGGCCGGTGGTCGCGGGCGCAGCGTGCTCGACGGCGACCGCGCCGGCCGCGCCACCTCCTGA